A part of Plasmodium coatneyi strain Hackeri chromosome 8, complete sequence genomic DNA contains:
- a CDS encoding Translation initiation factor E4, with amino-acid sequence MKYLTFNRSNKDAIDLCEKLEATKIDLANPLLLQYSWVIWEQVSDNKIKQSNNYKDFTRPLAKFNSVQKFWQLWNRLPQPSDLLAQKSMTRLSEDGTLRIIDALMIFRDNIQPMWEDPANSEGGHFEYKFVPRDFPYSQIDEFWNNLVLAIIGCTLKHYNLITGIRLVDKLSTTRHGYVRIEIWYTTVPDDSVRNHLRKDLEEHMCNRIDGSHVYPPRGKNFGHSHK; translated from the coding sequence ATGAAGTATCTAACTTTTAATAGAAGCAATAAGGACGCAATTGACCTGTGTGAAAAGCTAGAAGCAACAAAAATAGACCTTGCGAACCCACTGTTACTACAGTACAGTTGGGTCATATGGGAGCAAGTGTCAGACAACAAAATTAAACAGAGTAATAACTATAAGGATTTCACAAGGCCATTGGCCAAATTTAATAGTGTACAGAAATTTTGGCAACTATGGAACAGATTACCTCAGCCAAGTGACTTACTTGCACAGAAAAGTATGACCAGATTATCGGAAGATGGAACGCTCCGCATTATAGATGCGCTTATGATTTTTCGAGACAATATTCAACCCATGTGGGAAGACCCAGCTAATTCGGAAGGTGGTCATTttgaatataaatttgtacCTAGAGATTTTCCATACAGTCAGATAGACGAATTTTGGAATAACCTTGTGTTAGCCATTATTGGGTGCACTTTAAAACATTATAATTTAATAACAGGGATTAGGCTAGTGGATAAATTAAGCACCACACGTCATGGGTACGTAAGAATAGAAATTTGGTACACCACTGTGCCAGACGACAGTGTTAGAAACCACTTGAGGAAAGACCTGGAGGAGCATATGTGCAATCGTATTGACGGTTCGCACGTCTATCCCCCAAGAGGGAAGAATTTCGGCCACTCGCACAAGTAG